The Acidaminococcales bacterium genome window below encodes:
- a CDS encoding LamB/YcsF family protein, which produces MKIDLNCDTGENFSMYRLGEDTQVMPLVTSVNIACGFHASDPLNMRRAVRLAKQYGAAVGAHPSFPDLVGFGRRVMNLAPEEIIADVIYQVSALKGFCAAEGVPMQHVKAHGALYNVAEKDAAVAETIARAIKAVDANLIMVCMAKSEMVKGAKAAGVRWVEEFFADRAYTAEGNLVSRKVEGSVIHDAAAVSGRVLRVIKEKKVKSIDGTDVAIDAQTICVHGDTPGAVELIRKIRDDLQSAGLQLEAFGQWL; this is translated from the coding sequence GTGAAAATAGACTTAAACTGCGATACCGGCGAAAATTTCAGCATGTACCGCTTAGGCGAAGATACGCAAGTGATGCCGCTGGTAACTTCGGTAAACATCGCCTGCGGCTTTCACGCCTCCGACCCGCTGAACATGCGGCGGGCGGTGCGGCTGGCAAAACAGTACGGCGCGGCCGTCGGCGCGCATCCGTCTTTCCCCGACTTGGTGGGTTTCGGCCGCCGGGTGATGAACCTTGCGCCGGAGGAGATAATCGCCGACGTAATCTATCAGGTAAGCGCGCTGAAAGGCTTTTGCGCGGCGGAAGGCGTGCCCATGCAGCATGTGAAGGCGCACGGCGCGCTTTATAACGTGGCGGAAAAAGACGCCGCCGTGGCGGAAACCATTGCCAGGGCGATAAAAGCGGTGGACGCAAACTTGATAATGGTCTGCATGGCCAAATCGGAGATGGTAAAAGGCGCCAAAGCCGCCGGGGTGCGCTGGGTGGAAGAGTTTTTTGCCGACCGCGCCTATACGGCGGAGGGCAACCTTGTTTCCCGCAAAGTGGAAGGATCGGTCATCCATGATGCCGCCGCGGTCTCCGGCCGTGTTTTGCGAGTGATCAAAGAAAAAAAAGTAAAAAGCATCGACGGTACGGATGTCGCCATCGACGCGCAGACCATTTGCGTGCACGGCGACACTCCGGGCGCGGTGGAGCTTATCCGCAAAATACGCGATGATTTGCAAAGCGCCGGCTTGCAGCTGGAAGCTTTCGGACAATGGCTGTAG
- a CDS encoding biotin-dependent carboxyltransferase family protein: MLKVLNPGLFSTVQDLGRTGFLAFGVPQAGALDDYACRAANLLAGNDENAPLLELTMFGGEYEFCADTLVALAGADMSAELDGAAFGNWLSRRVKKGQKLALSFAVSGCRAYLAVAGGFKIAKTMDSTSTHTRSGIGGMEGRALKKGDLLPIKESAGGQGRILPAGLKPTLGPVLLRVLPGPQEDAFEDGAFAVLESAQYLIEADSDRMGYRLRGPRLQHKAGADIISDALISGGVQVPGSGQPIIMLNDCQTTGGYTKLCFVISPDLPLLAQCRPGDWIKFRAVTEEESLWALAEYEGRLAKLREFAKEKAPACLWRLAVNKEQYDVKIEEVFK, translated from the coding sequence ATGCTGAAAGTGTTGAATCCGGGGCTTTTCTCTACCGTCCAGGATCTTGGCCGGACGGGGTTTCTGGCCTTTGGCGTGCCGCAAGCCGGCGCGCTGGACGATTACGCCTGCCGCGCGGCCAACCTGCTTGCCGGCAACGATGAAAACGCCCCGCTGCTGGAATTGACCATGTTCGGCGGCGAATATGAATTTTGCGCCGATACGCTGGTCGCGCTCGCCGGCGCCGACATGTCGGCGGAACTTGATGGCGCTGCGTTTGGCAACTGGTTGTCGCGCCGGGTAAAAAAAGGCCAGAAACTGGCCCTGTCTTTCGCCGTCAGCGGCTGCCGCGCTTATCTGGCGGTCGCCGGCGGTTTTAAAATAGCAAAGACGATGGATAGCACCAGTACCCACACCCGTTCCGGCATTGGGGGGATGGAGGGGCGGGCGCTGAAAAAAGGCGATCTGCTGCCGATAAAAGAAAGCGCGGGTGGACAGGGAAGAATCCTGCCCGCCGGGTTAAAGCCGACGCTGGGCCCTGTTTTGCTCAGGGTGCTGCCGGGCCCGCAGGAAGACGCTTTTGAGGACGGCGCGTTTGCCGTCCTGGAAAGCGCGCAATACTTGATCGAAGCCGATTCCGACCGCATGGGCTACCGTCTGCGCGGGCCGCGGCTCCAGCACAAAGCCGGCGCCGACATTATCTCCGACGCGCTTATAAGCGGCGGCGTCCAGGTACCGGGCAGCGGGCAGCCGATCATAATGCTCAACGACTGCCAGACTACCGGCGGCTATACTAAGCTTTGTTTCGTCATAAGCCCCGATCTTCCGCTATTGGCGCAATGCCGTCCCGGCGACTGGATAAAATTCCGGGCGGTAACCGAGGAAGAATCGCTTTGGGCTTTGGCGGAATACGAAGGGCGGCTGGCCAAGCTCCGTGAATTCGCGAAAGAAAAGGCGCCGGCGTGTCTTTGGCGGCTGGCCGTCAACAAGGAACAGTACGATGTGAAAATTGAGGAGGTTTTTAAGTGA
- the pxpB gene encoding 5-oxoprolinase subunit PxpB — MPFAFKILTTGDRAIAVEFGCAIDEKINARVHLLARFFAGGRPYPGIVDIVPTYRSLSIVFDPFAVSKKELRGLIETYIAENRDMFAQASFARSSRTVKIPVRYGGEFGPDLAAVARHSGLSAEAVVNIHSSVKYKVYMLGFLPGFPYLGGLDERIACPRLKTPRTNVPAGSVGIAGSQTGMYPVDSPGGWRLIGRTPRRIFDKNSDKPFIVQPGDLIEFAPVGEEEYSRLLAEAAVGKC; from the coding sequence GTGCCTTTTGCTTTTAAAATTTTAACAACCGGCGACCGGGCCATTGCCGTTGAATTTGGCTGCGCCATTGATGAAAAAATAAACGCCAGGGTGCATTTGCTCGCGCGCTTTTTCGCCGGGGGGCGCCCTTACCCGGGCATTGTTGACATAGTGCCGACTTACCGTTCGCTTTCTATCGTTTTTGATCCGTTTGCCGTCAGCAAAAAAGAACTGCGCGGCTTGATTGAAACTTATATCGCCGAAAACCGGGACATGTTCGCGCAAGCGTCTTTCGCGCGCTCATCCCGTACCGTAAAAATACCGGTGCGCTACGGCGGGGAATTTGGGCCCGACCTTGCGGCGGTGGCGCGCCACAGCGGCTTGTCTGCGGAAGCAGTCGTCAACATCCACTCGTCGGTCAAATATAAAGTATATATGCTTGGGTTTTTGCCGGGATTCCCATATTTGGGCGGGTTGGACGAAAGAATCGCCTGTCCCCGGCTCAAAACGCCCAGAACTAATGTGCCGGCCGGCTCGGTCGGCATAGCCGGGAGCCAGACGGGCATGTATCCGGTGGACAGCCCCGGCGGCTGGCGGCTTATCGGCCGGACGCCCCGCAGGATATTCGACAAAAACAGCGACAAGCCTTTCATAGTGCAGCCCGGCGACCTGATAGAATTTGCGCCGGTGGGGGAAGAAGAATATAGCCGTTTGCTGGCGGAAGCGGCGGTGGGAAAATGCTGA
- a CDS encoding insulinase family protein, translating into MAEIDADAYVMRHQKSGARLLYLASKDDNKVFSISFYTPPSDDTGLPHILEHSVLCGSRKYPLKEPFVELVKGSLNTFVNAMTFPDKTMYPVASRNGKDFRNLMDVYLDAVFYPDIYRNKYIFQQEGWHYELLSPDLPLEYKGVVYNEMKGVFSSPEAILEQQAMKALFPASPYGFESGGSPDSIPQLGWEEFTRFHRTFYHPSNSYIFLYGDLAIEETLDFLDREYLSAFGRIPAAPPPAKQAMPARTAKMEGFYPLAKDESAKNKTFLAWYAVVGDALNAEQNLALQLLEHYLLETAASPLKKALIDAGVGKEVSGSFSRSILQPVFSVKAAGARTEDQNKFVGTIYRTLQNISIEGIDKELLAASLNIMEFNLREADFGVYPKGLIYAINCMDSWLYGASPLLYLAYDRLLGGLRDKLSTRYYESLIENCLLDNTHRAVLSLAPRYGLQEGSNLKIAQELAAVKKNFTAKELGDCLDNTKKLLEVQSKADSREMLDKIPLLERGDINRAAEEIKYSLENKDEVDFLYLPAFTDKIAYVNLYFDARGLPEELVPFAHLLKTLLGRIATEKYGYAELAKTINAHTGGLAFNVRTFPAAGGADEYSPKFVVSGKAFVRDIDKLCGIMAEILLNSVFSDEKRLWELIGECKAVWDAEFFARGQSIVTERLVSYFSLAGKYSEQGFLSYYRFLNLLLQEDIKKIQEKLQATAGILFARNGLLVAYCCGESDRAAVFAQTSLAFSPLKAQIYEKQKYSFAQKTKNEGIIVSAQVQYVAAGGNFARHGYRYGGAMRVLENIMRYDYLWNKIRVKGGAYGANARFDYNGSAVFNSYRDPNLADTLAVFKEMPLYIEKFSPDEREMRKYVIGAISNLDKPLSVSLRLERAVEYYLRGLDLKMRQKERDEILGCAAAEIRALAEPVRALLADNYLCVLGGEEKIMAAKDVFAAIVNAVS; encoded by the coding sequence GTGGCGGAAATTGACGCAGACGCTTATGTAATGCGGCATCAGAAAAGCGGCGCCAGGCTGCTTTATCTGGCCAGCAAAGACGACAATAAAGTTTTTTCGATCAGTTTCTATACGCCGCCGTCCGACGACACCGGCCTGCCGCACATACTGGAACATTCCGTGCTGTGCGGGTCGCGCAAATACCCGCTGAAAGAGCCGTTTGTCGAATTGGTAAAAGGTTCGCTGAATACCTTCGTCAACGCCATGACCTTCCCGGACAAGACCATGTACCCGGTGGCCAGCCGCAACGGCAAGGATTTTCGCAACCTCATGGACGTTTACCTTGATGCCGTGTTTTATCCCGACATATATCGCAACAAGTATATTTTCCAGCAGGAAGGCTGGCATTACGAGCTGTTGTCGCCCGATTTGCCGCTCGAATACAAGGGGGTGGTGTATAACGAGATGAAAGGCGTGTTTTCGTCGCCGGAGGCGATTTTGGAACAGCAGGCGATGAAAGCCCTGTTTCCCGCCTCGCCCTACGGATTTGAGTCCGGCGGGAGCCCCGACAGCATACCGCAACTTGGTTGGGAAGAATTCACGCGTTTTCATCGGACTTTCTATCATCCGTCCAACAGCTATATTTTCCTTTACGGCGATTTGGCGATTGAAGAAACGTTGGATTTCCTTGACCGGGAATACCTGTCGGCTTTCGGTCGGATACCGGCCGCCCCGCCGCCCGCGAAACAGGCGATGCCGGCGCGCACGGCAAAAATGGAGGGCTTTTATCCTTTAGCTAAAGACGAAAGCGCAAAAAACAAAACTTTTTTGGCTTGGTACGCAGTTGTGGGCGATGCCCTGAACGCCGAACAAAATTTGGCCCTGCAACTTTTGGAACACTACCTTTTGGAAACTGCGGCCTCGCCCCTGAAAAAAGCCTTAATTGACGCCGGGGTGGGCAAAGAAGTGTCCGGGTCTTTTTCCCGCAGTATCCTCCAGCCGGTGTTTTCCGTAAAGGCGGCCGGCGCGCGGACGGAGGATCAAAACAAGTTTGTCGGCACTATTTATCGGACGCTGCAAAACATCAGCATCGAAGGCATAGACAAAGAACTGCTTGCCGCTTCTTTGAACATAATGGAATTTAACTTGCGCGAAGCGGATTTTGGCGTTTACCCCAAAGGGCTTATCTACGCGATAAACTGCATGGACAGTTGGCTGTACGGCGCCAGCCCCCTGCTTTACCTGGCTTACGACCGGTTGCTTGGCGGGCTGCGGGACAAGCTGTCCACCCGTTATTATGAATCGCTTATCGAAAACTGCCTTTTGGACAACACGCACAGGGCGGTATTGTCGCTAGCGCCGCGTTACGGTCTGCAAGAGGGAAGCAACCTAAAGATCGCGCAAGAGCTGGCGGCGGTAAAAAAGAACTTCACCGCCAAAGAACTGGGCGATTGCCTCGACAACACCAAAAAACTGCTGGAGGTTCAAAGCAAAGCGGACAGCCGGGAAATGTTGGACAAAATACCGCTGCTTGAGCGCGGCGACATAAACCGCGCGGCGGAAGAAATCAAATACAGCTTGGAAAACAAGGATGAAGTGGATTTTCTCTACCTGCCGGCCTTCACCGATAAAATAGCGTATGTCAACCTGTATTTTGACGCGCGGGGCTTGCCGGAGGAACTGGTGCCCTTCGCGCATCTGCTGAAAACTCTCCTGGGCAGGATCGCAACCGAAAAATACGGCTACGCTGAACTTGCCAAAACGATCAATGCCCATACGGGCGGCTTAGCGTTTAATGTCAGGACCTTTCCCGCCGCCGGCGGCGCGGACGAGTACAGCCCGAAATTTGTCGTCTCCGGCAAGGCTTTTGTCCGCGACATAGATAAATTGTGCGGCATCATGGCCGAAATATTGCTTAACAGCGTGTTTTCCGACGAAAAGCGCCTTTGGGAACTTATCGGGGAGTGCAAGGCCGTCTGGGACGCGGAGTTTTTTGCCCGCGGGCAGTCCATAGTAACCGAAAGGCTTGTTTCTTATTTTTCGCTTGCCGGCAAATATAGCGAACAGGGTTTTTTGAGTTATTATCGGTTTTTAAATTTATTGTTACAAGAAGATATAAAAAAAATACAGGAAAAATTGCAAGCAACCGCCGGCATCCTCTTTGCCCGCAACGGCCTGCTCGTCGCGTATTGCTGCGGCGAGAGCGACCGCGCCGCCGTATTTGCGCAAACGTCCTTGGCCTTTTCCCCTTTGAAAGCGCAGATATATGAAAAGCAAAAATATAGTTTTGCGCAAAAGACGAAAAACGAAGGCATAATCGTCTCCGCCCAAGTGCAGTACGTGGCCGCCGGCGGCAACTTTGCCCGGCACGGCTACCGTTACGGCGGCGCGATGCGCGTTTTGGAAAACATCATGCGCTATGACTATCTTTGGAACAAAATACGGGTAAAGGGCGGCGCCTACGGCGCCAACGCCAGGTTTGACTATAACGGCAGCGCGGTGTTCAATTCCTACCGCGACCCCAATCTTGCGGACACTCTCGCGGTATTTAAAGAAATGCCTCTTTACATTGAAAAATTTTCCCCGGATGAGCGCGAGATGCGAAAATACGTGATCGGCGCGATCAGCAACCTAGACAAGCCGCTGTCCGTTTCCCTGCGGTTGGAGCGGGCGGTGGAATATTACCTGCGCGGCTTGGATTTGAAAATGCGGCAAAAAGAGCGCGATGAGATCCTAGGCTGCGCCGCCGCCGAGATCAGGGCGTTGGCGGAACCGGTGCGCGCGCTTTTGGCGGACAATTACCTGTGCGTTTTGGGCGGGGAAGAAAAAATTATGGCCGCCAAAGATGTTTTCGCGGCAATCGTGAACGCCGTTTCCTGA
- a CDS encoding YifB family Mg chelatase-like AAA ATPase has product MFARTFGEATYGLDGVLVTVEVDIANGLPAFDIVGLPDVAVKEARERVRAAIKNSGFSFPATRITVNLAPADVKKDGSGLDLPIAVGILAASGQICQLDCIEAVFIGELSLEGFIRDVSGVLPMAAHARSQGKKTLFLAGGNVAEAALAGGLTIYGADSVLDIVGHLNAEKTLDPAAPTDFKQFCQNAETADDFSDVQGQRMAKRAMEIAAAGGHNIMLVGSPGSGKTMLARRMPGILPAMTEQESLEVTKIYSVAGLLSKKDGPVLTRPFRSPHHTISYGGLIGGGRIPKPGEVTLSHNGVLFLDEFPEFSRLALEALRQPLEDGEVSIARVQASLRYPARFILVAAMNPCPCGYQGDPTHACSCGAADIERYRKRLSGPLLDRIDLQVRVPRMEYKEIKGGEQPPELSRAIRARVQEARERQLARFDGQGLYCNGHMGHKEIKKHCALSRAAEQLLEKAFDSLGLSARSHDRIIKVAQTIADLDHASTIESKHLAEAVQLRTNFKA; this is encoded by the coding sequence TTGTTTGCTCGTACTTTTGGGGAAGCGACTTATGGCCTTGACGGGGTGCTGGTAACGGTTGAAGTGGACATAGCCAATGGCCTGCCGGCTTTTGATATTGTGGGACTTCCCGACGTAGCGGTGAAGGAGGCCAGGGAAAGAGTGCGGGCGGCGATTAAAAACAGCGGCTTTTCCTTTCCCGCCACGCGCATAACAGTCAACCTGGCGCCCGCCGACGTCAAAAAAGACGGGTCGGGGCTTGATCTGCCTATCGCCGTCGGCATATTGGCGGCCAGCGGCCAGATCTGCCAATTGGACTGCATAGAAGCCGTATTTATCGGCGAACTTTCCCTGGAAGGGTTTATACGCGATGTGTCGGGCGTCCTTCCCATGGCGGCGCACGCCCGCAGCCAGGGCAAGAAAACGCTCTTTCTGGCCGGCGGCAACGTGGCGGAGGCGGCGCTTGCGGGCGGCCTGACCATTTACGGCGCGGACAGCGTCCTTGACATAGTGGGGCACCTTAACGCCGAAAAGACTTTAGATCCGGCGGCGCCGACGGATTTTAAGCAATTTTGCCAAAACGCCGAAACGGCCGACGACTTTTCCGACGTGCAAGGGCAGCGCATGGCCAAACGCGCCATGGAAATAGCGGCGGCCGGCGGGCACAATATCATGCTGGTCGGCAGTCCCGGTTCCGGCAAGACCATGCTGGCAAGGAGGATGCCCGGCATACTGCCGGCTATGACCGAGCAGGAATCGCTGGAGGTAACTAAAATATACAGCGTCGCCGGGCTTTTAAGCAAAAAGGACGGCCCGGTGCTTACGCGGCCCTTTCGCAGCCCGCACCATACCATATCCTACGGCGGTTTAATCGGCGGCGGGCGCATACCCAAACCGGGTGAAGTTACTTTAAGCCACAACGGCGTGCTGTTTTTGGACGAATTTCCCGAGTTTTCCCGTTTGGCCCTGGAAGCCCTGCGCCAGCCGCTGGAAGACGGCGAAGTGTCGATCGCCAGGGTACAGGCTTCGTTGCGGTATCCGGCCAGATTTATCCTGGTCGCGGCCATGAACCCCTGCCCCTGCGGCTATCAGGGCGATCCAACGCACGCGTGTTCTTGCGGCGCGGCGGATATTGAGCGTTACCGCAAGAGATTGTCCGGCCCTTTGCTTGACCGCATTGATTTGCAAGTGCGCGTCCCGCGGATGGAATATAAAGAGATAAAAGGCGGCGAACAGCCGCCGGAACTTTCCCGGGCAATACGCGCGCGCGTGCAGGAAGCGAGGGAGCGCCAGCTGGCGCGTTTTGACGGGCAGGGGCTATATTGCAACGGGCACATGGGGCATAAAGAAATAAAAAAGCATTGCGCTCTTTCGCGCGCCGCGGAGCAATTGTTGGAAAAAGCCTTTGACAGCCTTGGCCTTTCCGCGCGCAGCCATGACCGCATAATAAAAGTCGCGCAAACCATCGCCGACCTTGACCATGCGTCCACCATAGAAAGCAAGCACCTGGCGGAAGCGGTGCAACTGCGCACGAATTTTAAGGCATAA
- a CDS encoding YraN family protein → MPKNAVGQKGEQIARAFLLKHKYEILAANYSTRQGELDIVARKGGELVFVEVKARTNEKFGAAAEAVTRTKRRRVMSAALSYIKEERPPFTSYRFDVIEVYFMPGGEGINHIVAAFTYD, encoded by the coding sequence ATGCCGAAAAATGCCGTTGGGCAAAAAGGCGAGCAAATTGCCCGCGCTTTTTTGCTGAAACACAAATATGAAATATTGGCGGCCAATTATTCCACCAGGCAGGGGGAATTGGACATAGTCGCGCGCAAAGGCGGCGAACTGGTGTTCGTCGAGGTCAAGGCGCGGACGAACGAAAAGTTCGGCGCGGCGGCGGAAGCCGTTACCAGGACAAAACGCCGGCGCGTGATGTCGGCCGCGCTTTCTTATATAAAAGAAGAACGCCCGCCCTTCACGTCCTACCGTTTTGACGTCATAGAAGTATATTTCATGCCCGGGGGCGAGGGCATCAACCATATTGTCGCCGCTTTTACTTATGATTGA
- a CDS encoding betaine/proline/choline family ABC transporter ATP-binding protein (Members of the family are the ATP-binding subunit of ABC transporters for substrates such as betaine, L-proline or other amino acids, choline, carnitine, etc. The substrate specificity is best determined from the substrate-binding subunit, rather than this subunit, as it interacts with the permease subunit and not with substrate directly.), with the protein MSVPAIVEVKNLYKFYRAREFAVDKHAALRMLQKNATNEAVLEKTGVTAAAVDISFEAGRGEIFVLIGLSGSGKSTILRCINMLNPPTFGKVFIEGEDVTAYGERRLLELRRTKIAMVFQHFGLMTHRNVLSNVCYGLEVRGVDKKAREAKGMEMLAMVGLEGCEGTPINKLSGGMKQRVGIARALANDPDILLMDEAFSALDPLVKNDLQFELMRIQNKMKKTIIFITHDINEAFRIGTRVGILRDGRMVQEGTPEDMLSSPADDYVRKFTNSVDVRQVLSVRNVISTPTCMIKMGDGIHMALAFMRNSGVSSAYIVGDHLNFIGLMTLENALLVRDGKKTFSEAIVRDLQIVRDINAPVADIIPLAAEAKYPLVVLDESDLFRGIITKASVLSFF; encoded by the coding sequence GTGAGCGTTCCGGCGATTGTGGAAGTTAAAAACCTTTATAAGTTTTACCGCGCGCGCGAGTTTGCCGTCGATAAGCACGCCGCTTTGCGGATGCTGCAAAAAAACGCGACGAATGAGGCCGTATTGGAAAAAACCGGCGTTACGGCGGCGGCGGTGGATATTTCCTTTGAGGCCGGGCGCGGGGAGATTTTTGTGCTTATCGGGCTTTCCGGCTCGGGCAAATCAACCATTCTGCGCTGCATCAACATGCTTAACCCGCCCACCTTTGGCAAGGTGTTCATCGAAGGCGAGGATGTTACGGCCTATGGCGAGCGCCGGCTGCTGGAACTTAGGCGGACGAAAATAGCCATGGTGTTCCAGCATTTCGGGCTGATGACGCACAGGAACGTCCTGTCAAACGTCTGCTACGGCCTTGAGGTGCGCGGAGTCGATAAAAAAGCGCGCGAAGCCAAGGGCATGGAAATGCTCGCGATGGTTGGGCTTGAAGGCTGCGAAGGGACGCCGATAAACAAGCTGTCCGGCGGCATGAAGCAAAGAGTCGGCATTGCCCGCGCCCTGGCCAACGATCCGGATATTCTGTTAATGGACGAGGCCTTTTCGGCGCTTGACCCTTTGGTAAAGAACGACTTGCAGTTTGAGCTTATGCGCATACAAAACAAAATGAAAAAAACTATCATTTTTATTACCCATGACATCAACGAAGCCTTCCGCATCGGCACGCGCGTCGGCATCTTGCGCGACGGCCGGATGGTGCAGGAAGGCACTCCCGAGGACATGCTGTCCAGTCCGGCCGACGACTATGTCAGAAAATTCACCAACAGCGTCGATGTCCGGCAAGTTCTGTCCGTCCGCAATGTCATATCGACTCCCACCTGCATGATCAAGATGGGCGACGGCATCCACATGGCGCTGGCTTTTATGCGCAACAGCGGCGTTTCCAGCGCCTACATCGTGGGCGACCATTTAAATTTCATCGGCCTCATGACGCTTGAGAACGCCCTCTTGGTGCGGGACGGGAAGAAAACTTTTTCCGAGGCGATCGTTCGCGACTTGCAGATAGTAAGGGACATAAACGCCCCGGTGGCCGACATCATCCCCTTGGCGGCGGAGGCGAAATATCCTTTGGTAGTGCTTGACGAAAGCGATTTGTTTCGCGGCATAATCACGAAAGCGTCGGTGCTTTCTTTTTTCTGA
- a CDS encoding ABC transporter permease subunit has protein sequence MREWLINFPQWLHLDFTDDIDAFMRYLNIHYSDFFAIFKGFLNTFIGLVYQVIAHIPWWLFIIMVMAAARRLTGRAKSAALYGAMLMAVGIFGYWEMMNETLSVVITAVFFSLLFGFPVGVFVSTARRAEAWLRPVLDAMQTMPVFVYMIPAVMLMGPGKAPAVLATFVYSVVPVIRLTSHGIRQVDPEVTEAAKAFGSSRWQTLLKVQIPQAKPTIMAGVNQTMMMTVGMVVTCAMIGANGLGMEVLIAINRTESGRGIIAGASIVIIAIIIDRLTQAMSKERRAG, from the coding sequence ATGCGCGAATGGCTGATAAATTTCCCGCAGTGGCTGCATCTGGATTTTACTGACGATATTGACGCTTTTATGCGTTACCTCAATATACATTATAGTGATTTTTTCGCTATATTCAAGGGCTTTCTAAATACTTTCATCGGGCTTGTCTATCAAGTGATCGCGCATATCCCTTGGTGGCTGTTCATCATCATGGTGATGGCCGCCGCCAGGCGGCTGACCGGCCGGGCGAAAAGCGCCGCCTTGTACGGCGCGATGCTTATGGCGGTCGGGATTTTCGGTTATTGGGAGATGATGAACGAAACTCTTTCCGTAGTGATCACGGCGGTGTTTTTTTCCCTGCTTTTCGGCTTTCCGGTCGGGGTGTTCGTATCTACCGCACGGCGGGCGGAAGCCTGGCTGCGGCCTGTGCTGGACGCTATGCAGACCATGCCGGTTTTTGTCTACATGATCCCTGCGGTCATGCTTATGGGGCCGGGCAAAGCGCCGGCGGTCCTGGCCACCTTTGTTTATTCGGTAGTGCCGGTCATACGGCTGACCAGCCACGGCATAAGGCAGGTGGACCCGGAAGTTACGGAGGCGGCGAAAGCGTTTGGATCTTCGCGCTGGCAGACGCTTTTGAAGGTACAGATACCGCAGGCCAAGCCTACGATCATGGCCGGCGTCAACCAAACGATGATGATGACCGTCGGCATGGTGGTAACCTGCGCGATGATCGGCGCGAACGGCCTCGGCATGGAAGTGCTTATCGCCATCAACCGCACTGAATCCGGGCGCGGCATAATTGCCGGCGCGTCCATCGTCATCATCGCCATAATCATTGACCGCCTTACGCAGGCCATGAGCAAAGAGAGGCGGGCAGGGTGA
- a CDS encoding ABC transporter substrate-binding protein codes for MKKFLWILTVAAAVFLGAACGGPGAEGDKKVALTDAGWDSIRIHNEIVKIIAEKAYNMKTEVITGSTPVTHTALLRGDIDVNLEMWTSNIATYKDDLKTGSIVELGINFDDNRQGIYVPRYVIEGDARRGIKAAAPDLSSVADLKRYPHVFRDEENPGKGRLYGAIPGWVVDNINFKKFNYYRLNENFIYFRPGSEATLYAAFVSAYEKGQPIAGYLWEPTWITGKYDFVLLKDAPYSTEDDFLAGRTAFPSVPVAVVANKKFVAREPEFADFLKKYRTSSAYTAEALAYMQNNKADYAGAAKYMLKKYPDMLDKWLPADKARTVREYVAK; via the coding sequence ATGAAAAAATTTTTATGGATCCTGACAGTCGCGGCGGCGGTTTTTCTGGGCGCGGCCTGCGGCGGCCCCGGCGCGGAGGGCGACAAAAAGGTGGCGCTGACGGATGCCGGCTGGGACAGCATTCGGATACACAACGAAATTGTAAAGATAATCGCTGAAAAAGCTTACAATATGAAAACAGAGGTAATAACCGGCTCCACGCCGGTTACGCATACCGCGCTTTTGCGCGGCGACATTGATGTCAATCTTGAAATGTGGACAAGCAACATAGCGACTTACAAAGACGATTTGAAAACCGGTTCCATTGTCGAGCTGGGCATTAATTTTGACGACAACCGGCAGGGCATATACGTGCCGCGCTATGTCATCGAAGGCGACGCCCGGCGCGGCATCAAGGCCGCCGCGCCCGATCTTTCTTCGGTGGCGGATTTGAAGCGCTACCCGCATGTTTTCCGGGACGAGGAAAACCCCGGCAAAGGGCGGCTTTACGGCGCGATCCCCGGCTGGGTGGTTGACAATATAAATTTCAAAAAATTCAACTATTACCGGCTCAACGAAAACTTCATATATTTCCGCCCGGGATCGGAAGCGACCTTGTACGCCGCTTTCGTGTCGGCTTACGAAAAAGGGCAGCCGATTGCGGGCTATCTTTGGGAGCCGACTTGGATAACGGGAAAATACGACTTTGTGCTGTTAAAGGACGCGCCTTACAGTACCGAGGATGATTTTCTGGCCGGCCGGACCGCTTTTCCGTCCGTGCCGGTGGCGGTGGTCGCCAACAAAAAATTTGTCGCCCGCGAGCCGGAGTTTGCCGATTTCCTGAAAAAATACCGCACTTCAAGCGCCTATACGGCGGAAGCCCTCGCTTATATGCAAAACAACAAGGCCGACTATGCCGGCGCCGCCAAATACATGTTAAAAAAATATCCCGACATGCTGGATAAATGGCTGCCTGCGGACAAGGCGCGGACGGTGCGCGAATATGTCGCAAAATAG